In Novipirellula galeiformis, one DNA window encodes the following:
- a CDS encoding Ig-like domain-containing protein: MIKRSESIQASTSSEPQPARTSRKRIKRNLKPRGLRKRNLMLEGLEQRQMMAGDTLSSIVSSALNKYPEPRNLGTVQAFSVIEAEAFDARGQNDSFATAQLIPLGNQTGQRNTVDLVGNTNVNIMSQTGLIQTDLDFYAVDLKAGDIFDLAVTGSVSNITVYDEGGALWFSTDVNNGEFGYTNNSPLQTFGNAAAAQVVPEDGRYYFIAAPSASPGPYTYGLRTYRPVTESLAVGQKQILYVDFDGGFYSADQFNRFTPTGGIVNIPSLQESLSLLNIDDFDVAATNRLIREVMAEVKMHFQSIADNGSNGDFAATGIAGQYGIEIRNSLDDPDPGFNNPLVTRVVVGGTNADLGDIGGNLLGVSPSGDIGNFNPNEIVLSPLDLVLDYSTQFPFSSSASVLDAIARTIAVTVSHEAAHSFGAEHTNGLNNVGSLIDGTGPRVPEFDLGVGPDQIFGTPDDTEIEFVVDRFSTTETYTGVQYVPQALSWVLSTGQTGGGITGRVFNDLNRNGNGTGDLGLAGVTVFADINGNQVADPSEPTAVTNASGQFTLTAAPGTYNIIAIAPTNFVPTTPASKSTTVSLSGVAGVDFGFSKVQADITGTKFSDNDGDGFQDPGEAGIGGVYIYLDLDGDKRPDLGEPSAITKPDGSYSINFPGPGTYTIREVVEPGFVQTFPAGGEHVVVFDGTVLSDNYNFGNLPSRDFGDAPDSYLTTEAVGGAAHGILTGLTIGSTVDRELDGQPSVGADGDDNNGSDDEDGVRQATPFGLGSTGKFSVNVTNTSGLPAYLQGFVDFDGDGTFNGVGERLAEKLIPSGVTDSVQTIDVAVPQYAVVGTTYTRFRLSQTQGLGPAGFAETGEVEDHLVSILPTNNVANDDLNEQVSRNSDPKRLLLLANDFETAENPLTIVSVGTGGTNGSVRIATDDGGRSVFYTPQNGFTGRDVFTYTVSDVFNNLYTATVVVEVTFQSNVPIAIDDVFSVPEGAQNRALNVLDNDVPSLSGGLSITSVTPGSAGGNITIIGGGQSLRYTPASSFAGTEQFSYSVQDGAGSTSSAQVTVNMLPGSAADDLVEFSIDFFDPLNNTPITNLQLNSTNPAANRFGVRVSVDDLNQLGNRNPEGVASAFLDLLYTDELVKTVAANGSSAFPFDISFGPLFAGGTFQQGNSQKPGLIDDVGGVQIVNNTTPFNGRVELFTITFEALSPGVAVFAADPADDARSETVLIGEDVALTPSQLRLGRNEFVIFAGNGNFVTAIDDAFMQGVDSAGQTISASSSTAARLDVLGNDRFSDAQLQEFGVVVQPQNGSLTINNNNTPSNLNDDFFQYRPNNNPSASGFDQFTYVIVTDEGIRSTAQVTLAYGNANSDDQVLIGLNLVNAGGQPINSNQIGVGDRFGVQVSLEDLRNNSTFVFAGFLDMLYDAGMIRPANTNLADDFDFDVNILSNYNASAAVGTASRLGIIDEFGTVTTRTNAAESEYPSLNPATMATIYFDAIAPGSSVIASSPADASPFQDTLLYREDDPVPTSRIRYEALHITIGTGGQGESPLQNSRLPADVNNDGEVTPIDALHVINEMARAVPSGAQGEAMLVSPYYVDVNGDRSITALDALTVINELSRRAKTVGNSGEGERVVADNQVVTAILPQTNSAPSDKPASDSVFAELSNGNAKAVATDVSSDSQAATAVVLAAGSVDDSNDDDEMLDLLADDLAGLLS, encoded by the coding sequence ATGATCAAACGCAGTGAATCGATTCAAGCATCGACATCTAGCGAACCCCAACCCGCTCGCACCTCCCGTAAACGGATCAAGCGAAACTTGAAGCCGCGTGGGTTGCGAAAACGAAACCTGATGCTCGAAGGCCTCGAGCAACGCCAAATGATGGCCGGGGATACATTATCCTCGATCGTCTCCTCTGCGTTGAACAAGTACCCCGAGCCCCGTAACCTCGGAACGGTGCAAGCGTTTTCCGTGATTGAGGCGGAAGCGTTTGATGCACGGGGACAAAACGACTCGTTTGCGACCGCTCAGCTGATCCCCTTGGGCAACCAAACCGGTCAACGCAACACCGTTGATTTGGTGGGGAACACCAACGTCAATATCATGTCGCAAACCGGGCTGATTCAGACCGACCTCGATTTTTATGCGGTCGATTTGAAAGCGGGCGACATCTTTGACCTTGCCGTAACGGGATCCGTTAGCAACATCACGGTCTACGACGAAGGGGGCGCCCTTTGGTTTAGCACCGATGTGAACAATGGTGAGTTTGGCTATACAAACAATTCTCCGCTGCAGACATTCGGCAATGCCGCGGCGGCTCAGGTCGTTCCTGAGGATGGTCGCTACTACTTTATTGCCGCGCCGAGTGCATCGCCGGGGCCGTACACCTACGGGCTGAGAACCTATCGCCCGGTGACCGAATCATTAGCGGTTGGGCAAAAACAGATTCTGTACGTCGATTTCGACGGTGGTTTCTACTCCGCAGACCAATTCAATCGATTCACTCCGACCGGCGGCATCGTCAACATTCCGAGCCTACAGGAATCGTTGTCGCTGCTGAATATCGACGATTTCGACGTCGCTGCGACCAATCGGCTCATCCGCGAAGTGATGGCGGAAGTCAAAATGCACTTCCAATCGATCGCCGACAATGGATCCAACGGTGATTTTGCGGCCACAGGAATCGCCGGCCAATACGGTATCGAGATTCGTAACAGCTTGGACGATCCCGATCCGGGCTTCAATAACCCGCTGGTCACGCGAGTGGTCGTGGGGGGAACGAACGCGGATTTGGGCGATATCGGTGGAAATCTGCTTGGGGTTTCGCCTTCCGGAGATATCGGCAACTTCAATCCAAACGAGATCGTGCTCTCGCCGCTTGATTTGGTGCTTGATTATTCCACCCAATTTCCATTCTCGTCCAGTGCTTCGGTGCTCGACGCGATCGCTCGCACGATCGCAGTGACGGTGTCGCATGAAGCCGCTCACTCGTTTGGAGCGGAGCACACCAATGGCCTGAACAATGTCGGCTCGTTGATTGACGGGACGGGGCCGCGCGTGCCCGAATTCGACCTCGGCGTTGGCCCTGACCAAATCTTCGGCACGCCGGATGACACCGAGATTGAGTTTGTTGTCGACCGCTTCAGCACCACCGAAACCTACACTGGGGTTCAGTACGTTCCGCAAGCGTTGTCGTGGGTTTTGTCGACCGGGCAAACGGGTGGCGGGATCACCGGACGCGTCTTTAATGACTTAAATCGCAATGGCAACGGCACTGGCGATCTTGGTTTGGCTGGGGTTACCGTGTTTGCTGACATCAACGGCAACCAGGTCGCGGATCCATCGGAACCGACCGCGGTCACCAATGCATCCGGACAATTCACGTTGACGGCGGCTCCGGGAACGTACAACATCATCGCGATCGCGCCCACAAACTTTGTTCCGACCACTCCGGCGTCGAAGTCGACCACGGTGTCACTCAGCGGAGTGGCTGGAGTGGACTTTGGTTTTAGCAAAGTTCAAGCGGATATCACGGGCACGAAGTTTAGCGACAACGACGGTGATGGATTCCAGGATCCAGGCGAAGCTGGCATCGGTGGCGTCTATATTTACCTCGACCTCGATGGTGACAAACGTCCTGACCTTGGCGAACCAAGTGCGATCACGAAGCCGGATGGCAGTTATTCGATCAATTTCCCCGGCCCGGGAACCTATACGATTCGTGAAGTCGTGGAGCCTGGTTTTGTTCAGACCTTCCCAGCCGGTGGCGAGCATGTCGTTGTTTTTGACGGCACGGTGCTGAGCGATAATTACAATTTCGGCAACTTGCCTTCTCGCGACTTTGGGGATGCTCCGGATTCGTACTTGACGACCGAAGCGGTTGGGGGAGCGGCCCACGGAATTCTAACCGGGCTGACGATCGGATCGACCGTCGATCGTGAACTCGATGGTCAACCGTCAGTCGGCGCCGATGGCGACGACAATAACGGCAGCGACGACGAAGATGGCGTTCGCCAAGCGACTCCGTTTGGCTTGGGGTCCACCGGGAAATTCTCCGTAAACGTTACCAATACCAGCGGGCTGCCCGCCTACCTACAGGGCTTCGTCGACTTCGATGGCGATGGCACGTTCAATGGCGTGGGCGAGCGGTTGGCCGAGAAACTCATCCCGAGCGGCGTCACCGATTCGGTTCAAACCATCGATGTCGCGGTTCCTCAATACGCGGTGGTTGGCACGACGTACACACGTTTCCGACTCAGCCAAACCCAAGGCTTGGGGCCTGCAGGATTCGCTGAGACGGGCGAGGTGGAAGACCATCTCGTCTCGATTTTGCCGACTAACAATGTTGCCAATGACGACCTCAATGAACAGGTTTCTCGCAACAGCGACCCCAAACGATTGTTGCTGCTGGCGAACGATTTCGAAACGGCCGAAAATCCGCTGACCATCGTTTCGGTCGGAACCGGTGGCACGAATGGTTCGGTCCGAATTGCGACGGACGATGGCGGACGCTCGGTTTTCTACACGCCGCAGAACGGGTTCACCGGACGCGATGTGTTTACGTATACCGTCAGCGACGTCTTTAACAATCTGTACACCGCAACGGTCGTCGTGGAAGTCACCTTCCAATCGAATGTGCCGATCGCGATCGACGATGTGTTTAGTGTTCCCGAAGGAGCACAGAACCGCGCCCTCAACGTGCTCGACAACGATGTTCCGAGTCTTTCGGGTGGCTTGTCGATCACCAGCGTGACTCCAGGTAGCGCTGGAGGAAACATCACGATCATCGGAGGAGGGCAATCGCTGCGTTATACTCCCGCCAGCAGCTTTGCTGGGACCGAGCAATTCTCCTACAGTGTGCAGGACGGGGCGGGATCAACATCGAGTGCCCAAGTCACCGTCAACATGTTGCCTGGATCCGCGGCGGATGATCTCGTCGAATTTTCGATTGATTTCTTCGACCCGTTGAATAACACCCCGATCACCAACCTGCAACTGAACTCAACCAATCCGGCCGCTAATCGATTTGGTGTTCGCGTTTCGGTTGACGACCTCAATCAGTTAGGCAATCGCAATCCCGAAGGCGTGGCCTCGGCATTCCTCGATTTGTTGTACACCGACGAATTGGTCAAAACGGTCGCAGCGAATGGCAGCTCGGCGTTCCCGTTTGACATCTCGTTTGGCCCCTTGTTCGCTGGTGGCACCTTCCAACAGGGCAATTCGCAAAAACCTGGTTTGATCGATGATGTCGGTGGCGTGCAAATCGTCAACAACACCACGCCATTCAACGGCCGGGTGGAATTATTCACGATCACCTTTGAAGCACTCTCGCCCGGCGTTGCTGTCTTCGCGGCAGATCCCGCCGATGACGCTCGCAGCGAAACCGTGCTGATTGGCGAAGATGTGGCTCTGACCCCAAGCCAACTGCGATTGGGACGGAACGAGTTTGTGATTTTTGCTGGAAACGGAAATTTCGTGACCGCGATTGATGATGCCTTTATGCAAGGTGTCGATTCCGCAGGCCAAACGATTTCCGCTTCGTCGTCCACCGCGGCTCGATTGGATGTGCTTGGCAATGACCGATTCAGTGACGCTCAGTTGCAAGAGTTTGGTGTCGTGGTGCAGCCCCAAAACGGCAGCCTGACGATCAACAATAACAACACGCCTAGCAATCTGAACGACGACTTTTTCCAATATCGTCCTAACAACAATCCAAGTGCCAGCGGGTTCGACCAATTCACCTATGTCATTGTGACCGATGAGGGCATTCGCAGTACCGCCCAAGTGACGTTGGCCTACGGCAACGCGAACAGTGATGACCAAGTGTTGATCGGATTGAATCTGGTCAACGCGGGCGGCCAACCGATTAACTCTAATCAAATTGGGGTGGGCGATCGATTTGGGGTCCAAGTCAGTCTCGAAGACTTGCGAAACAACAGCACGTTTGTGTTTGCCGGCTTCTTGGACATGCTGTACGACGCTGGCATGATTCGGCCAGCTAACACCAACTTGGCGGACGACTTCGATTTTGATGTGAACATCCTGTCTAACTACAACGCTTCGGCGGCTGTAGGAACCGCATCGCGGCTGGGCATCATTGATGAATTCGGAACGGTTACGACCCGCACCAATGCCGCCGAGAGCGAATACCCGAGTTTGAACCCCGCTACGATGGCCACGATTTACTTTGATGCCATCGCGCCGGGTTCAAGCGTCATCGCCAGCTCGCCTGCGGATGCGTCACCGTTCCAAGACACGCTGCTGTATCGTGAAGATGACCCCGTGCCGACGTCGCGAATTCGCTACGAAGCCTTGCACATCACGATTGGTACGGGCGGTCAAGGCGAGTCGCCGTTGCAAAACTCACGGCTTCCCGCGGACGTCAACAACGATGGCGAAGTGACTCCGATTGACGCCTTGCACGTCATCAATGAAATGGCGCGTGCGGTCCCCTCGGGGGCTCAGGGCGAAGCCATGCTGGTCAGTCCGTATTATGTCGATGTCAATGGCGACCGATCGATCACCGCCCTCGATGCATTGACGGTGATCAACGAATTGAGTCGTCGGGCGAAAACGGTCGGCAACAGTGGTGAAGGCGAACGGGTCGTCGCAGACAATCAGGTGGTGACGGCGATTCTGCCTCAAACCAACTCAGCCCCAAGCGACAAGCCAGCGTCGGATTCGGTCTTCGCGGAACTGTCCAACGGCAATGCCAAGGCGGTTGCGACCGATGTTTCGAGCGACTCGCAAGCCGCGACCGCCGTTGTACTCGCGGCGGGCTCCGTCGATGATTCCAACGACGATGACGAGATGCTCGACTTGCTTGCTGACGACTTGGCGGGGTTGCTAAGCTAA